From the genome of Fusobacterium perfoetens:
CAACCAAGACCACTTGCAACAGCTGTACTCTCTCCCAAAGTAAATCCTGTAATAGGACTACAAATCATTCCTCCAATAATAGATCCAACTACAATCCCAAAAGGAATAATTAAAACTTTCAAATGATATTTTTTCAAATCATTTAAAATTCCTTTATGAAGTCCTACACTTATTCCAACAAAAAACATTAAAAAATATAGTATAAAATCTGTTCTAGAAGTTATTGCTGACACAAATCCAATATTTATATCACAAAGTCCATAAGCCACTCCTGAAATAAGAGCGATCAAAGCAAATACAACCATTAATTTTTCCCCTTTCCACTATTTTTTCTTTTTTCTATAAAATGACGTGTTAATAAAAAAACTATTATAAGCGAAAATAGAGATGGAATAAAACAAAAGATAAAACTATGCCACCCCAAAAGACTTAACTCTTGTATAAAATTCTCTCTTCTGCCTAAAGTAACTCCCATAGAGAAAATCAGTAAAATTGTGCATATAAGTTGTAATTTTTCATTTATTGTTTTGTATTTATGAGAAAAAAATCTATTTCCTACTAATATTCCGATACTCATTACTATTAAAATATCCATATTTTCCTCCTATTTTTTCTTAAAGAAAAAAGGGATATCATTTACCCCTCCCTATCAAACTGTATATTATTATACTTCAAACTATTAAAAAAATCAATATTTATTACTATTATTTGATAAAAAACTTTTGATGTAGTATAATAAATAAAAAGTTTTAAAAGGAGATGTTATGAAAGCTGTTGTTCAAAGAGTTTTAGAATCAGAAGTAAAAATAGATGGTGAAAGTGTTGGAAAAATTGGAAAAGGGTTTTTAGTTCTTTTAGGAATCACTCACGAAGATACAGAAAAAGAAGTTGTTTGGCTGGCTAATAAAATAAAAGGTCTTAGAGTATTTGAAGATGAAAATGGAAAAATGAATCTTGGACTTGATGAAATTGGTGGAGATATTTTTATAGTTTCGCAATTTACTCTTTATGGTAATTGCATAAAAGGTAGAAGACCTGGATTTACTGATGCAGCTAGACCAGAAATTGCAATCCCTCTTTATGAAAGTTTTATCCAAAAGTTTAGAGAATTTTCTATTGGAAAGGTTGAAACTGGTAGATTTGGAGCTGACATGAAA
Proteins encoded in this window:
- a CDS encoding lysine exporter LysO family protein, translated to MVVFALIALISGVAYGLCDINIGFVSAITSRTDFILYFLMFFVGISVGLHKGILNDLKKYHLKVLIIPFGIVVGSIIGGMICSPITGFTLGESTAVASGLGWYSLSGITVGKLAGAKLGSITFLSNLMREIFSFFLIPIIAKYLNYYSCIAPAAATSEDTTLPMMIKYTNEETVMLSVLNGMICSALVPVLISFCYNNM
- the dtd gene encoding D-aminoacyl-tRNA deacylase; this translates as MKAVVQRVLESEVKIDGESVGKIGKGFLVLLGITHEDTEKEVVWLANKIKGLRVFEDENGKMNLGLDEIGGDIFIVSQFTLYGNCIKGRRPGFTDAARPEIAIPLYESFIQKFREFSIGKVETGRFGADMKVSLINDGPVTLLIDTKDVKNL